In Streptomyces sp. ITFR-16, the sequence CGACCGTGCGCAGCACGTCGGCCGAGCCGAGCGCGGTGCCCAGGGTGACGTAGACGAACGGCTCGGAGGTGTCGCGGAAGCGCTCCGGCAGCTCGCCCGGCTCCGCGTAGGCGACCGAGCGCTGCTCGATGCGGGGCAGCGGCGCGGCCAGGAAGTGGGGGTCCTGGATGGACGGGGGGCAGATGTCGATGTACGTACGGGCCAGGGCCAGCAGCTGGCCGCCCGGCACGTCGACGCCGAGGTCGGCGGCGGTGGCGAGCAGCTTCTCCTGGACGGCCAGGTCCTCGGGGCCCTGGGCCATCAGGCCGACGCCGTGCGCGAGGGCGGGGATGCCCGCGAGCCGTGCGGCGAAGGAGGCGCCCGGGTTGAGCGCCTCGTAGATGACGAGGTCGGGGCGGAGCCGTTCCAGCTGGGGTGCCAGGTCGGCGGCCACCCAGCGGGGCAGCACCGATCCGAACACCTCGATGTGCAGGGCCGTCAGGACCTCCGGCGGGACGTCCTGCGCGCCGAGGTCACCGCCCTGGTGGCCCGCGGCACGTACCGCTTCCATGAACGCCTCGGGGACCGAGCGTCCGGCCTTGACCGGATCGAGGCCGGCCCGCACCAGGGCGGGATGCAGCTGCTCACCCGTGGCGAAGGAGACCTCGTGGCCCGCCGCCCGGGCGGCCGTCGCCAAGG encodes:
- a CDS encoding glycosyltransferase, with protein sequence MRILFAGAGNFGHVYPLIPLATAARAAGHEVSFATGEQLHPALVRAGLDPVKAGRSVPEAFMEAVRAAGHQGGDLGAQDVPPEVLTALHIEVFGSVLPRWVAADLAPQLERLRPDLVIYEALNPGASFAARLAGIPALAHGVGLMAQGPEDLAVQEKLLATAADLGVDVPGGQLLALARTYIDICPPSIQDPHFLAAPLPRIEQRSVAYAEPGELPERFRDTSEPFVYVTLGTALGSADVLRTVVQGLLPLDVPLLVAAGPVVPVEELGELPDRVVAVPWVAQAKALESASLVVQHGGAGTTLATLAAGLPQLVLPQGADGPANGSAVRDAGAGEVVFAPDLSADAVTEAARGLLASETARAGARKVAAEIESMPLPAETVKRLGEFIG